In a single window of the Candidatus Margulisiibacteriota bacterium genome:
- a CDS encoding N-acetyltransferase: protein MEEYFAHESAYIDEPVSIGKGTKIWHFSHIMSGAHIGENCNIGQSVYVGGKAKIGNGVKIQNNVSVYDDVELADYVFCGPSMVFTNDRNPRSKYPKTGAYVPTKVGYGASLGANCTVVCGNSIGKWAFIGAGSVITRNVPDFAVVYGNPARIKGWICECGEMLTFENGKSECKKCKRLYTKQNETVTGI from the coding sequence ATGGAAGAATACTTTGCACATGAATCAGCATATATCGATGAGCCGGTATCTATTGGCAAGGGAACCAAAATCTGGCATTTTTCCCATATTATGTCAGGTGCGCACATCGGAGAGAACTGCAATATAGGCCAGTCTGTTTATGTTGGCGGCAAGGCAAAAATCGGTAATGGAGTCAAAATACAGAATAATGTTTCGGTTTATGATGATGTAGAACTGGCTGATTATGTGTTTTGCGGACCTTCTATGGTATTCACGAACGACAGGAACCCGAGGTCCAAGTATCCGAAAACAGGTGCTTATGTTCCGACAAAGGTTGGGTACGGCGCATCCCTAGGTGCCAATTGCACAGTCGTATGCGGCAATAGTATCGGCAAATGGGCCTTTATTGGGGCCGGGTCGGTCATTACCAGGAATGTTCCTGATTTTGCTGTAGTGTATGGTAACCCGGCCAGGATCAAAGGGTGGATCTGCGAATGCGGAGAAATGCTCACCTTTGAGAACGGGAAATCCGAATGCAAAAAATGTAAAAGACTTTACACAAAGCAGAATGAAACTGTTACTGGTATATAA
- the purH gene encoding bifunctional phosphoribosylaminoimidazolecarboxamide formyltransferase/inosine monophosphate cyclohydrolase (involved in de novo purine biosynthesis) codes for MRALISVSDKTGIVDFVMGLVDLGWEIISTGGTSKALKESGISVKDVSDITGFPEIMDGRVKTLHPAVHGGLLALRDNSEHMAKIKELGIEPIDLVCVNLYPFEATIAKPEVELHDVIENIDIGGPSMVRSAAKNYRDVIIVVDPGFYPAILDNLRSQGSLPLELKEDLAVQAYSHTARYDAIISNYLAKKIGSNKESFMNTKTLPLDKAQDLRYGENPHQKAIFYKVPGEYGLGNIKQLHGKELSFNNFIDLDAAWSIAKEFTKPAVTIIKHTNPCGTALGNNLLDAYNKALSCDPKSAFGSIIGLNKIVDSEVAQEMSKLFVEAVIAPGYTDEALLILQEKKNIRVIVLDDYFNHDQQNDVKRVTGGLLVQVKDTKEVPFDEMKCVTHLHPEQHMVADMLFAWKIVKHIRSNAILLVKDGKTVGVGAGQMSRVDAVELALKKAGNEATGAVLASDAFFPFRDSVDTVNKAGIKAIIQPGGSLRDQESIDACNEYGIPMLFTGVRHFKH; via the coding sequence ATGCGAGCATTAATAAGTGTTTCAGACAAAACCGGAATAGTTGATTTTGTCATGGGTCTTGTGGATCTTGGCTGGGAAATTATTTCAACCGGAGGTACCTCCAAAGCATTAAAAGAAAGTGGGATTTCAGTAAAAGATGTAAGTGATATTACAGGTTTCCCTGAAATTATGGATGGAAGAGTTAAAACCTTACACCCAGCAGTTCACGGCGGATTGCTTGCACTGCGAGACAACAGCGAACATATGGCTAAAATCAAAGAATTAGGAATTGAACCTATTGATCTTGTCTGTGTAAACCTATACCCTTTTGAAGCGACAATTGCAAAACCGGAGGTCGAACTTCATGACGTAATAGAAAATATCGATATCGGCGGGCCATCCATGGTCAGATCTGCCGCAAAGAATTATCGTGACGTTATTATTGTTGTCGATCCGGGATTTTACCCGGCAATTTTAGATAATCTTAGATCACAAGGATCTCTTCCTTTGGAACTGAAAGAAGATCTGGCAGTACAGGCATACTCCCATACTGCAAGATATGACGCAATTATTTCTAATTATTTAGCTAAAAAGATCGGAAGCAACAAAGAATCATTCATGAATACAAAGACACTCCCTCTCGACAAAGCACAGGACCTTAGATACGGTGAAAATCCTCATCAAAAAGCCATATTTTATAAAGTCCCCGGAGAGTATGGACTTGGAAATATCAAACAGTTACACGGAAAAGAACTTTCTTTTAACAATTTTATTGACCTTGATGCTGCCTGGTCAATCGCTAAAGAGTTTACTAAGCCGGCCGTAACAATTATCAAACACACCAATCCTTGCGGCACTGCGCTTGGTAATAATCTGTTGGATGCCTACAACAAAGCGTTGTCATGTGATCCGAAGTCTGCCTTCGGAAGTATCATCGGATTGAATAAAATAGTAGATAGTGAAGTAGCACAAGAGATGTCAAAATTATTTGTCGAAGCAGTAATTGCCCCCGGGTATACAGATGAAGCGTTATTAATTTTACAGGAGAAAAAAAACATCAGAGTTATTGTGCTTGATGATTATTTCAACCATGATCAGCAGAACGACGTGAAGAGAGTAACCGGAGGTCTTTTGGTACAAGTAAAAGATACAAAAGAGGTTCCCTTTGATGAAATGAAATGCGTAACACATCTTCATCCGGAACAACATATGGTCGCAGACATGCTATTTGCCTGGAAAATAGTTAAACATATAAGATCTAATGCAATTCTTCTCGTAAAAGACGGCAAAACTGTCGGGGTTGGAGCTGGCCAAATGAGCCGTGTAGATGCTGTAGAACTCGCGTTAAAAAAGGCTGGCAACGAAGCCACAGGAGCAGTCCTGGCGTCGGATGCATTCTTTCCTTTTAGAGATTCTGTTGATACCGTAAATAAAGCTGGAATTAAGGCAATCATACAACCGGGCGGCTCATTAAGGGATCAGGAGTCTATCGATGCATGTAACGAGTACGGGATCCCAATGCTCTTTACTGGCGTGAGACATTTTAAGCATTAA
- a CDS encoding type IV pili twitching motility protein PilT, translated as MYVYNIDMVKIIDILSIARENNAYHIQLIAGYKPVFRINGENNELEGFETLTANDSEQYFRECLEIVSCSSIKKDYIIQQFENHKNTNFSIESKDVGRFRINVHIQKQTIALSIRVIPLDIPSPEQLNLPQLIYELCELEQGLIVVTGPSCHGKTTTIAAMINMINRNQNKHIITIEDPIEFVYENMSSYIQQRELGIDCNSISSALKNSLQQNPDIIFVGELNSPEVIEAAINASQAGHLVLSTICTNDVVQTIDHIISLFPSNEQSKIRQQLSGTLAAVICQRLVPSLALTRILTTEVLRTNYSVQSIIKSGQLQDLYKIIETSIQEGMHLFSQDLMSMVHKQMISFQTAIKYCNDKNYFEKIAHELLKDN; from the coding sequence TTGTATGTTTATAATATAGATATGGTTAAAATAATCGATATATTATCAATTGCACGTGAAAATAATGCTTATCATATCCAATTAATTGCTGGTTACAAACCTGTCTTTCGCATTAATGGTGAAAATAACGAATTGGAAGGGTTTGAGACTCTCACAGCTAATGATTCGGAACAATACTTTAGAGAATGCCTTGAGATTGTTTCGTGTTCCTCAATAAAAAAAGATTATATTATTCAACAATTCGAAAACCATAAAAATACTAATTTTTCAATAGAGTCTAAGGACGTCGGACGGTTCAGAATCAACGTCCATATCCAAAAACAAACAATAGCTCTATCAATAAGAGTCATTCCATTGGATATTCCTTCTCCTGAACAGCTTAATCTGCCTCAATTGATATATGAGTTATGTGAACTGGAACAAGGATTGATTGTTGTCACCGGACCATCATGTCATGGAAAAACGACAACCATCGCAGCTATGATTAATATGATCAACCGCAATCAGAATAAACATATTATTACTATCGAAGATCCCATTGAATTCGTTTATGAAAACATGAGCAGCTATATTCAGCAACGAGAACTCGGAATAGACTGCAACTCAATTAGCAGTGCTCTAAAAAACTCTCTTCAGCAAAATCCGGACATTATCTTTGTTGGAGAGTTGAATTCTCCGGAAGTTATTGAGGCAGCGATTAATGCATCGCAAGCAGGTCATTTAGTCTTGTCAACTATATGCACAAATGATGTCGTTCAAACAATTGATCACATAATTTCGTTGTTCCCATCAAATGAGCAATCAAAAATAAGGCAACAGTTATCAGGAACACTTGCTGCCGTGATATGTCAGCGGCTGGTACCGTCCCTTGCGCTAACCCGTATTTTAACCACGGAAGTGTTAAGAACAAACTACTCGGTGCAAAGTATAATCAAATCTGGTCAATTACAGGACTTGTATAAGATTATTGAGACTTCAATACAAGAAGGTATGCATTTGTTTTCGCAGGATCTGATGAGTATGGTCCATAAACAAATGATATCGTTTCAGACAGCAATAAAGTATTGTAATGACAAGAATTATTTCGAAAAAATTGCTCACGAATTATTAAAAGATAATTGA
- a CDS encoding YebC/PmpR family DNA-binding transcriptional regulator: protein MSGHNKWSTIKHKKAKTDAVKGKAFTKVAREIFAAVKEGGSDPEGNSRLRLAIENAKKVNMPKDNIKNAIQRGNKEGVNLEDVIYEGYAPCGVAVLIITMTDNRNRTVTEIRSAFNKNGGSMGDSGCVSWMFQKRGLITINDGKTTEDKIFDFVIDAGAEDIISQSDGSIEIRTSVESFEAVRKAIETNKIEIEDSEIAYLPTTTLAINDLESATKVLKTIEKLEEIDDVQDVYANFEIPDEILEKVAE from the coding sequence ATGTCAGGGCATAATAAATGGAGCACCATAAAACATAAAAAAGCGAAAACCGATGCAGTAAAAGGGAAGGCCTTTACAAAAGTAGCACGAGAAATATTTGCTGCGGTAAAAGAGGGTGGGTCAGACCCAGAGGGAAATTCACGGTTAAGATTAGCAATTGAAAATGCTAAGAAAGTGAATATGCCTAAAGATAACATAAAAAACGCAATCCAGAGAGGGAATAAAGAAGGGGTAAACTTAGAGGATGTTATCTATGAAGGGTATGCGCCTTGTGGGGTTGCTGTTTTGATTATTACCATGACCGACAATAGAAATAGAACAGTAACAGAAATCCGGTCGGCTTTTAATAAAAACGGGGGCAGTATGGGTGATTCGGGCTGCGTCTCATGGATGTTCCAAAAAAGAGGGTTGATAACCATCAATGATGGAAAAACAACTGAAGATAAGATTTTTGATTTTGTTATTGATGCCGGCGCTGAAGATATTATTTCTCAAAGTGACGGTTCTATCGAAATTAGAACTTCGGTTGAATCATTTGAAGCTGTAAGAAAAGCTATTGAAACGAATAAAATCGAAATTGAAGATTCTGAGATAGCCTATCTTCCTACTACGACTTTGGCAATAAATGATCTTGAATCTGCCACAAAGGTTTTGAAAACAATCGAGAAACTTGAAGAAATTGATGATGTACAGGATGTATATGCGAACTTTGAAATTCCGGATGAAATATTAGAGAAAGTAGCTGAATAG
- a CDS encoding phosphoribosylglycinamide formyltransferase: MASGRGSNFEALYAAIKNEKLNAEIKVLVSDNPESGALTSANNKNIPAECCNRKSYSSKEQFELALISKINEYDTDLIILAGYMRILGKEFVDTFEGKILNIHPSLLPSFPGLHAQKQALDYGVKYSGCTVHYVDAGLDSGPIIMQRTVPVLDNDTEKTLSLRILKEEHDIYWRAIKLITESKLHN, encoded by the coding sequence ATGGCCTCCGGTAGAGGCTCAAACTTCGAAGCTCTCTATGCTGCCATTAAAAATGAAAAACTCAATGCTGAAATAAAAGTACTTGTCAGTGATAACCCGGAATCCGGGGCTCTTACCAGTGCTAACAACAAAAATATTCCGGCTGAATGCTGCAACAGAAAAAGCTATTCCTCCAAAGAACAATTCGAGCTTGCTTTAATATCAAAGATTAATGAATATGACACTGACCTCATCATTCTTGCCGGATATATGAGAATTTTAGGCAAAGAATTCGTTGATACATTCGAAGGTAAAATTTTAAATATTCACCCTTCCCTTTTACCTTCTTTTCCCGGACTTCATGCTCAAAAGCAAGCATTAGACTATGGAGTTAAATACTCAGGCTGCACTGTACATTATGTTGATGCAGGACTTGATTCCGGGCCTATTATTATGCAAAGAACCGTTCCAGTGCTCGATAACGATACAGAAAAAACGCTTTCGCTCCGTATACTAAAAGAAGAGCATGATATATACTGGCGTGCAATAAAACTTATTACCGAAAGCAAACTACACAATTAA
- a CDS encoding phosphatase: MVRPLGDFHIHTIASGHAYSTLSEIISHAKSIGIKYVGIADHGPKMLDGPHPFYFSNMSVIPKEINGINIKKGIEINILDEHGNIDFDEDAFKKLDYAIASFHEVIGPLGLSPEKYLNIYEKVVVKPYVKVIGHPGNPKFPVLIPEFVALCKENHVAIEINNSSFIHTRKGSYDNCFRIAQEAKRQNADLLLSSDAHIHYDVANFSSALDLLAKAEIPEQLIVNFNKEKIESYFDKKW; this comes from the coding sequence ATAGTGAGACCTTTAGGTGATTTTCATATACATACTATTGCAAGCGGGCATGCGTATAGTACGCTTAGCGAAATTATAAGCCATGCGAAATCAATTGGAATCAAGTATGTCGGTATAGCAGATCACGGGCCAAAAATGCTGGATGGCCCTCATCCTTTCTATTTTTCTAATATGTCTGTTATTCCTAAGGAAATAAACGGGATAAACATTAAAAAAGGTATTGAAATTAATATTCTTGATGAACATGGAAATATCGATTTTGATGAGGATGCATTTAAAAAGCTTGACTACGCTATTGCCAGTTTCCACGAGGTTATAGGCCCTCTGGGGCTAAGTCCTGAAAAATATCTCAATATATATGAAAAAGTTGTAGTGAAACCCTACGTAAAAGTTATCGGGCATCCAGGTAATCCAAAGTTCCCGGTACTTATTCCAGAGTTTGTTGCATTATGTAAGGAGAACCATGTAGCTATTGAAATTAATAATTCCTCATTCATCCACACGCGAAAAGGCTCATACGATAATTGCTTTAGAATAGCGCAAGAGGCAAAAAGGCAGAATGCGGACTTACTGCTATCTTCTGATGCGCATATTCATTACGATGTAGCTAATTTTAGCAGTGCATTAGATCTTTTAGCTAAAGCTGAGATTCCGGAACAGTTGATTGTTAATTTCAACAAAGAAAAAATAGAAAGTTATTTTGATAAAAAATGGTAA
- a CDS encoding nucleotidyltransferase, producing the protein MQTPHQIQLDNFKNSFDRLVEVLERNIEDDDIVLDATIQRFEFTFENSWKTIKLVLKDQGIECLSPRECIKQAFRYGWILDEDTFLNLLEARNLTSHTYAKPIALTVYRTIKQNASAFEYLYKKIRELYL; encoded by the coding sequence ATGCAAACACCACATCAGATCCAGCTTGATAATTTTAAAAACTCTTTTGATAGATTAGTTGAGGTTTTAGAAAGAAACATCGAAGATGATGATATTGTCCTTGATGCAACGATCCAACGATTTGAGTTTACTTTTGAAAATTCCTGGAAAACTATCAAGCTAGTCCTAAAAGATCAAGGAATAGAGTGTTTATCCCCGAGAGAATGTATAAAACAAGCATTCAGATATGGCTGGATACTTGATGAAGATACCTTCCTGAATCTATTAGAAGCAAGAAATCTCACTTCTCATACTTATGCCAAACCGATAGCTTTAACCGTTTATCGCACCATTAAACAAAACGCTTCAGCATTCGAGTACCTTTATAAGAAAATACGAGAATTATATTTATAA
- a CDS encoding phosphoribosylformylglycinamidine cyclo-ligase — protein sequence MEKITYKQAGVDVEAGYEVVRRIKHFVKSTYTPGVIGEIGFFGGFFKPDFKKYNDPIMVSGTDGVGTKVKVSILLGKHDTIGIDLVAMSVNDILCCGADPLFFLDYIACNKVEPAIIADIVKGIADGCKECGCALLGGETAEMGDVYSPGDYDLAGFAVGIVDREKIIDGSKITNGQKIVGLSSSGLHSNGYSLARKVLITGNPEDDRAILEEMLTPTRLYVDVMKKFKEANITINGIANITGGGLPENVARLLPKNSNAQIKKDSWDKPAIFQKIVETGLVEEKEMYHAFNMGIGMVMIIPEDEISRIPEGFVIGEIIPGDQVVEII from the coding sequence ATGGAAAAAATAACATACAAACAAGCCGGAGTCGACGTTGAAGCCGGATACGAGGTCGTACGCAGAATCAAACATTTCGTAAAAAGCACGTACACTCCAGGCGTTATTGGAGAAATAGGTTTTTTTGGCGGTTTTTTTAAGCCGGATTTCAAAAAATATAATGACCCGATAATGGTTTCCGGAACTGATGGTGTCGGAACTAAAGTTAAAGTATCGATACTTCTAGGTAAGCATGACACTATAGGCATCGATCTCGTTGCCATGAGCGTTAATGATATACTTTGCTGCGGCGCTGACCCGCTTTTTTTTCTTGATTATATTGCGTGTAACAAGGTTGAACCTGCTATTATTGCAGATATTGTTAAAGGTATCGCCGATGGCTGCAAGGAATGCGGATGCGCACTGCTTGGTGGTGAAACTGCTGAAATGGGCGATGTTTACTCTCCGGGAGATTATGACCTGGCAGGATTCGCGGTTGGCATAGTTGATAGAGAAAAAATAATAGATGGCTCAAAAATCACAAACGGTCAGAAAATTGTTGGTCTGTCTTCCTCAGGCCTTCATTCAAACGGATATTCTCTAGCCCGAAAAGTTTTGATTACAGGAAATCCTGAAGATGATCGCGCTATCTTAGAGGAAATGCTGACTCCAACGAGACTTTATGTCGACGTTATGAAGAAGTTTAAAGAAGCAAATATTACGATAAACGGGATCGCAAATATAACCGGCGGCGGATTACCGGAGAACGTAGCCAGACTCCTTCCGAAAAACAGTAATGCGCAGATAAAAAAGGATTCATGGGATAAACCGGCAATCTTCCAAAAAATTGTTGAAACCGGCCTTGTTGAAGAGAAAGAAATGTACCATGCGTTTAATATGGGAATTGGTATGGTTATGATTATTCCGGAAGATGAGATCAGTAGAATCCCGGAAGGTTTTGTCATAGGAGAAATTATTCCAGGAGATCAGGTAGTTGAAATTATTTAA
- a CDS encoding two-component system response regulator, whose amino-acid sequence MVKILVVDDAAFMRMRCSKLLKENGHEVVEAENGTMAISKYKSEKPDLVFMDITMPEMDGITAVAEIRKIDPEAKIAMLSAMGQQSMVMDAIKAGARDFVVKPFQPEKIIATINKLLK is encoded by the coding sequence TTGGTTAAGATATTAGTTGTTGATGATGCTGCTTTTATGAGAATGCGCTGTAGCAAGCTTCTTAAAGAAAATGGACATGAGGTCGTAGAAGCAGAAAACGGAACTATGGCAATAAGCAAATATAAATCTGAAAAACCTGACTTGGTGTTTATGGATATTACTATGCCTGAAATGGATGGAATTACGGCTGTTGCAGAGATTAGAAAAATTGACCCTGAAGCAAAAATAGCAATGCTATCGGCAATGGGGCAGCAGTCAATGGTTATGGATGCTATAAAAGCAGGAGCTCGAGATTTTGTTGTAAAACCATTTCAACCGGAGAAAATAATTGCAACCATTAATAAGCTTTTGAAATGA
- a CDS encoding UDP-N-acetylglucosamine 2-epimerase (non-hydrolyzing) produces MKLLFVFGTRPEAIKMAPVIIELKKYPEIFDVKVCVTAQHRQMLDQVMNWFHIAPDYDLNIMKPGQDLYDITANVLVEMKSVLRESAPDLILVQGDTTTVMAASIAAFYTQIPIAHIEAGLRTNNLLSPFPEEFNRRVTSIITKYHFAPTKTACQNLLDERVFNDDIYVTGNTVIDALMLSMEKIKGNLEKYYKLPQFKDIDFSKQLVLITAHRRENFGQEFKNMCGGIKSLANTYPDIEFVYPVHLNPNVQTPVNEILTGIPNIKLITPLDYENFVFMMSKSRIVLTDSGGVQEEAPSLGKPVLVMRNNTERPEAVTAGTVKLVGTDNNKIFNEVSKLIDDPVYYQKMSTAVNPYGDGNASSRIKAILAGEQFVEFGNN; encoded by the coding sequence ATGAAATTACTTTTTGTATTCGGCACCAGGCCTGAAGCAATTAAAATGGCACCGGTAATTATAGAATTGAAGAAATATCCGGAAATATTTGATGTTAAAGTCTGTGTAACGGCGCAACATCGACAAATGCTGGACCAGGTGATGAATTGGTTCCACATCGCACCTGATTACGACCTGAATATTATGAAGCCCGGACAGGACCTCTACGATATTACCGCTAATGTTCTTGTCGAGATGAAATCTGTTTTACGAGAATCTGCGCCTGATCTTATCCTTGTTCAGGGAGATACGACAACCGTGATGGCAGCTTCAATAGCCGCATTCTATACTCAAATACCAATCGCCCATATCGAAGCCGGGCTCCGGACTAACAATTTATTGAGCCCATTTCCCGAAGAATTCAACCGCAGAGTAACGAGTATTATTACGAAATATCATTTTGCCCCGACTAAGACTGCCTGTCAAAACCTGCTCGATGAAAGAGTCTTCAACGATGATATCTATGTTACCGGAAACACGGTTATTGACGCATTAATGCTTTCAATGGAAAAAATTAAAGGTAATCTGGAAAAATACTATAAATTACCTCAATTTAAGGATATCGACTTCTCTAAGCAGCTTGTTCTTATTACTGCGCATCGACGAGAAAACTTTGGGCAGGAATTCAAGAATATGTGCGGCGGGATAAAGAGTCTTGCGAATACTTATCCTGATATCGAATTCGTTTATCCGGTCCATTTAAATCCGAATGTCCAGACGCCGGTAAATGAAATACTTACCGGGATTCCAAACATTAAACTCATTACTCCTCTCGATTACGAGAACTTTGTATTTATGATGAGCAAGAGCAGAATCGTTCTTACTGATTCCGGGGGCGTACAGGAAGAAGCTCCCTCATTAGGAAAACCAGTGCTTGTCATGCGAAACAATACCGAAAGGCCGGAAGCTGTTACCGCTGGAACTGTTAAGCTAGTAGGCACAGACAACAACAAGATATTCAATGAAGTATCAAAGTTGATCGATGATCCGGTATACTATCAAAAAATGAGCACTGCTGTAAATCCATATGGCGATGGCAACGCATCTTCCAGGATAAAAGCTATACTCGCCGGAGAGCAGTTCGTTGAATTTGGAAACAATTAA
- a CDS encoding nucleotide sugar dehydrogenase has protein sequence MKEIYNKLVNKDAKLAVVGLGYVGLPLAVEFGKTFDTIGFDISEKKINELKNNSDSTRELTAEDLMLTHIDYTNEAARLKEASFIVVAVPTPINESKQPDLTPVIKASTTIGKNLSKNTIIVYESTVYPGVTEDECVPILEKESGLKCGIDFKVGYSPERINPGDKEHTVTKILKVVSGQDEETLDTVANVYGAIITAGIYRAESIKVAEAAKVIENTQRDLNIALMNELAIIFNKMGISTRAVLDAAGTKWNFIKMCPGLVGGHCIGVDPYYLTHKAEMLGYHPQVILSGRKINDNMGKYVAEQTVKHLIKAGKAVKDCKVMILGFTFKENVSDIRNTRVIDVINELEEYGINVFVHDPLINKDDLKHEYNIRLYDYDEIPAVDAAILAVAHDKFSYLTPEVLGQKITNGSHAKVLIDVKGFYRNHPGIKDNYIYWNL, from the coding sequence ATGAAAGAAATATACAACAAGTTAGTAAACAAAGACGCCAAATTAGCAGTAGTCGGCCTTGGTTATGTCGGTTTGCCTCTGGCAGTTGAATTCGGGAAAACCTTTGACACAATTGGATTTGATATTTCTGAAAAAAAAATTAACGAGTTAAAAAATAACAGTGATTCAACGAGAGAATTAACTGCTGAAGATTTGATGCTGACACACATTGATTATACAAATGAGGCCGCCAGGTTAAAAGAAGCTTCATTTATTGTAGTCGCTGTTCCAACACCTATCAATGAAAGTAAACAACCGGATTTAACTCCGGTAATTAAAGCTTCAACTACAATTGGCAAAAATCTAAGTAAAAACACAATAATAGTATACGAATCCACTGTTTATCCGGGAGTAACAGAAGATGAATGTGTGCCGATCCTTGAAAAAGAATCCGGGCTTAAATGCGGTATTGATTTTAAAGTAGGTTATTCACCTGAAAGAATTAATCCGGGAGACAAAGAACATACCGTTACCAAAATCCTGAAAGTAGTATCAGGGCAAGACGAAGAAACGCTCGATACCGTAGCTAACGTGTACGGCGCTATAATAACCGCAGGTATCTACCGTGCTGAGTCGATCAAAGTTGCTGAAGCTGCCAAGGTCATCGAAAATACTCAAAGAGACCTTAACATTGCCCTCATGAACGAACTTGCTATTATATTTAATAAAATGGGGATAAGTACCCGAGCAGTATTAGACGCTGCCGGAACTAAGTGGAATTTCATTAAAATGTGTCCCGGGCTCGTTGGCGGACACTGTATTGGTGTCGATCCGTATTATCTAACGCACAAAGCCGAAATGCTCGGATATCATCCGCAAGTCATCCTTTCAGGCAGAAAGATTAATGACAATATGGGCAAGTATGTTGCCGAGCAGACAGTTAAGCATCTGATCAAAGCAGGAAAGGCTGTAAAAGACTGCAAGGTGATGATTCTCGGGTTTACTTTTAAAGAAAACGTGTCAGACATCAGAAACACCAGAGTTATTGATGTCATAAACGAGCTGGAAGAGTATGGAATAAATGTCTTTGTGCATGATCCACTGATTAACAAAGACGATTTAAAGCATGAGTATAATATACGCTTGTATGATTATGATGAGATCCCGGCAGTTGACGCAGCTATTCTTGCCGTTGCTCATGACAAATTCAGTTATTTAACGCCTGAAGTGTTAGGACAGAAGATAACAAACGGCAGTCACGCAAAAGTACTCATCGATGTAAAAGGATTCTATCGGAATCACCCGGGTATTAAGGATAATTATATTTATTGGAATTTGTAA